One Deinococcus sp. LM3 genomic region harbors:
- the pgeF gene encoding peptidoglycan editing factor PgeF, protein MTLHTERLMLIRAPHLTAPHAFTTRAGGVSTGPYGGLNLDDREDDPAHVQENRQRLCAALGFTPAQVARLTQVHGTDVVHARSGGHWTGDALVTADAGVLLAIGTADCYPLLLHDPHAGVIGAAHAGWKGTLGRVAARTVEAMTDLGADPAHILAAVGPGIRAAAYPVGEEVALAFAQDGLGAFVGADEDELRGDPAWHLDLAGANRAVLREAGVPDAQVWVSGRCSTEADFYSYRRDAGRTGRMWAVIGQRALGDTPARGQA, encoded by the coding sequence ATGACCCTGCATACTGAACGCCTGATGCTGATCCGCGCGCCGCACCTCACTGCGCCGCACGCCTTCACGACGCGTGCTGGTGGCGTGTCCACCGGTCCCTACGGTGGGCTGAACCTCGACGACCGTGAAGACGACCCCGCGCACGTGCAGGAAAACCGCCAGCGGCTGTGTGCGGCGCTGGGCTTCACGCCCGCCCAGGTGGCCCGCCTGACCCAGGTGCACGGCACCGACGTCGTGCACGCCCGCAGCGGCGGCCACTGGACCGGGGACGCCCTGGTCACCGCCGACGCCGGGGTGCTGCTGGCCATCGGCACCGCCGACTGCTACCCGCTGCTGCTGCACGACCCGCACGCCGGCGTGATCGGCGCCGCGCACGCCGGCTGGAAGGGCACGCTGGGTCGCGTGGCCGCCCGCACCGTGGAGGCCATGACCGACCTGGGCGCCGACCCGGCCCACATCCTGGCCGCTGTCGGCCCCGGCATCCGCGCCGCCGCGTACCCGGTGGGCGAGGAGGTCGCGCTGGCCTTCGCGCAGGACGGCCTGGGCGCGTTCGTGGGAGCCGACGAGGACGAACTGCGCGGCGATCCCGCCTGGCATCTGGATCTGGCCGGAGCGAACCGCGCGGTGCTGCGGGAGGCGGGCGTGCCGGACGCGCAGGTGTGGGTGAGTGGCCGCTGCTCGACCGAGGCCGACTTCTACTCGTACCGCCGCGACGCGGGCCGCACCGGGCGCATGTGGGCCGTGATCGGCCAGCGCGCCCTGGGCGACACGCCGGCGCGGGGGCAGGCGTGA
- a CDS encoding isochorismatase family protein, translating to MTLTPNALLLLNAQRHDLEDRSDERALARDWAHHVDEARAAGWLVAFVQWDAPRGADWETFSKAWTLHPDFRAEQGDVLVRAGRPDAFEGSELAAQLHGRAVRTLHVLALPGTPELAATLASAQAEGFAVSDLVPA from the coding sequence ATGACCCTCACCCCGAACGCCCTGCTGCTGCTGAACGCGCAGCGTCACGACCTGGAGGACCGCAGCGACGAGCGGGCGCTGGCGCGCGACTGGGCGCACCACGTGGATGAGGCCCGCGCGGCCGGGTGGCTGGTGGCGTTCGTGCAGTGGGACGCGCCGCGCGGCGCGGACTGGGAGACCTTCTCGAAGGCCTGGACGCTGCACCCGGACTTCCGGGCCGAGCAGGGCGACGTGCTGGTCCGCGCGGGCCGCCCGGACGCCTTCGAGGGATCGGAACTGGCCGCGCAGCTGCACGGGCGCGCCGTGCGGACCCTGCACGTGCTGGCGCTGCCGGGCACGCCGGAACTCGCGGCGACCCTGGCGTCCGCGCAGGCGGAGGGCTTCGCGGTGTCGGACCTGGTGCCGGCGTGA
- a CDS encoding M42 family metallopeptidase produces the protein MSDLNLEYTLDVLVRLLDTPSPTGFTDRAVTLIESELRALGVPGKRTRKGALTWEVPGTGAGHVTFSGHVDTLGAMVKGVRDSGRLRLWGLGGYDWATVEGEDVRVHTQAGRELTGTVVNVRQSTHVHGAALRDLKREAAVMEVRLDEPVFGARDVQALGVGVGDFVSFDARPRVTASGYVKARHLDNKAAVAVFLAVTRELLARPVGVTAAFHITTYEEVGHGAATGIPPHTDELIAVDMAAVGEGQTSSEHHVTLCVADGGGPYDHALGNRLRAAARTAGLDLRVDIYPFYASDGTAAWRAGGDYPVALIGPGVDASHAYERTHTDALRATGELMLAYLRRD, from the coding sequence GTGAGCGACCTGAACCTGGAGTACACGCTGGACGTGCTGGTGCGCCTGCTGGATACGCCCAGCCCGACGGGCTTCACGGACCGCGCTGTGACCCTGATCGAATCCGAACTGCGGGCGCTGGGCGTGCCGGGCAAGCGGACCCGCAAGGGCGCTCTGACCTGGGAGGTGCCGGGCACGGGCGCGGGGCACGTGACGTTCAGCGGGCACGTGGACACGCTGGGCGCGATGGTCAAGGGCGTCCGGGACAGCGGGCGGCTGCGGCTGTGGGGACTGGGCGGGTACGACTGGGCGACCGTGGAGGGCGAGGACGTGCGCGTGCACACCCAGGCCGGGCGGGAACTGACGGGCACGGTCGTGAACGTCCGCCAGAGCACGCACGTGCACGGCGCGGCGCTGCGTGACCTGAAACGCGAGGCGGCCGTCATGGAGGTCCGGCTGGACGAACCGGTGTTCGGCGCGCGGGACGTGCAGGCGCTGGGCGTGGGCGTGGGCGACTTCGTGAGTTTCGACGCGCGGCCCCGCGTGACCGCCAGCGGCTACGTGAAGGCCCGCCACCTGGACAACAAGGCGGCGGTCGCGGTGTTCCTGGCAGTCACGCGTGAACTGCTGGCCCGGCCGGTGGGTGTCACGGCGGCCTTTCACATCACGACCTACGAGGAGGTCGGGCACGGCGCGGCCACCGGCATTCCCCCGCACACCGACGAGCTGATCGCGGTGGACATGGCGGCGGTGGGCGAGGGTCAGACGAGCAGCGAGCATCACGTGACGCTGTGCGTGGCGGACGGCGGCGGGCCGTACGACCACGCGCTCGGGAACCGGTTGCGTGCCGCCGCGCGCACGGCCGGGCTGGACCTGCGGGTGGACATCTACCCCTTCTACGCCTCGGACGGCACGGCGGCGTGGCGGGCCGGTGGGGACTACCCGGTGGCGCTGATCGGGCCGGGCGTGGACGCCAGCCACGCCTACGAGCGCACGCACACCGACGCCCTGCGCGCCACGGGTGAGCTGATGCTGGCGTACCTGCGCCGCGACTGA
- a CDS encoding DUF4900 domain-containing protein: protein MKKSHRTEGAMLIVTVLVVMVMMVVILAITSQLALSSRRTSTAQESSIRAMYAAEAGLSRSQTQLNLVNNLLQPNSIDIPSGPSGVTTTQMQTDILNLCGLIAVPVNVVNNVTNMLCSSTGPLGILGSQSLVSLSTGNRLDFFVKYIPTSAFASASYTLSGDSRAFWGQVFSENGVELKGGKDNAQYASRVRLVLNSVQRTATDTFVLTLSVPSVSATGTPDSSSTRNLAVGSQNKTYTLNVGRGSFAKYALLTNRHYSSKGAEDECASKPSDCNRITFTSNTLFSGPVHTNSNFNFQGTPYFGGEVTSAGCPGGAIKTNSSGDDYCSAGTNAGAYFYSKTWKAKSAMSPNDQAPVVTTGSGTSDPRFQGGVSWNKNFIALPKNANNQALQARLGGVFIDGTASNLTLQASNITLGTTSTPVQRITYTLGSNTVNLATDADQNVYLLNTATNTWSKATQDPITGAWKQGGTGTKFTGVIYAKDGVTNLNGPARTDSNNPATAPAAIASFAQMTLASTGDIAITSDLKYADPPCSGSNSVTNGVFNAATCTNKNAKNILGIYSSGGDVDLVSPNCRATNADGACTTTGTRPGMPKNVNIHAVLMASQGKVKVDGYDGGAADGSLGQVNLMGGIIENYYGAFGLTNGKGYGRNFVYDQRTNEGVTPPFFPTQQEWSAGLTTPIKLQQNGNQVQTAKDGS from the coding sequence ATGAAGAAGTCTCACCGCACCGAGGGAGCCATGCTGATCGTGACCGTGTTGGTGGTCATGGTCATGATGGTCGTGATCCTGGCGATCACCTCGCAACTGGCGCTGTCCTCGCGGCGCACATCCACAGCGCAGGAATCGTCCATTCGAGCGATGTATGCGGCTGAAGCAGGTCTGTCCCGTTCGCAGACGCAGCTGAATCTCGTCAACAATCTGCTCCAACCGAACTCTATAGACATTCCGTCCGGTCCATCGGGTGTCACGACCACTCAGATGCAGACTGATATTCTCAACCTCTGTGGCCTCATCGCTGTGCCTGTCAATGTCGTGAATAACGTCACCAATATGCTGTGTAGTTCCACGGGGCCGCTGGGCATCCTCGGGAGTCAGTCCCTTGTATCCCTCTCCACGGGAAACCGCCTGGATTTCTTCGTCAAGTACATCCCCACGTCTGCTTTTGCCTCGGCTTCATATACCCTCAGTGGAGATAGTCGCGCCTTCTGGGGACAGGTGTTTAGCGAGAACGGCGTCGAATTGAAAGGTGGCAAGGACAATGCACAGTACGCCAGCCGCGTTCGGCTGGTTCTGAATTCTGTTCAGAGGACAGCAACCGACACTTTTGTGCTGACCCTCTCGGTGCCCTCCGTCTCTGCCACGGGCACTCCTGACAGCAGCTCCACCCGCAACCTCGCTGTGGGGAGCCAGAACAAGACCTACACCCTGAATGTCGGGCGCGGCTCATTTGCCAAGTACGCCCTGCTGACCAACCGGCATTACTCCAGCAAAGGCGCTGAAGACGAGTGCGCCTCGAAGCCCAGTGACTGTAACCGCATCACCTTCACCAGCAACACCCTGTTCTCCGGTCCTGTACACACCAACTCCAACTTCAACTTCCAGGGGACCCCATACTTTGGCGGGGAAGTCACTTCAGCTGGCTGCCCTGGCGGTGCCATCAAAACCAACAGCAGCGGCGACGACTACTGCTCGGCAGGCACGAACGCGGGCGCCTACTTCTACAGCAAGACCTGGAAGGCCAAGAGTGCGATGTCCCCTAACGATCAGGCGCCCGTCGTCACTACCGGGAGCGGCACTTCCGACCCCAGGTTCCAGGGTGGCGTTTCGTGGAACAAGAACTTCATTGCGCTGCCCAAAAATGCGAACAATCAGGCTCTTCAGGCCAGGCTGGGCGGTGTGTTCATCGACGGTACAGCCTCGAACCTGACCCTCCAGGCCTCGAATATCACCTTAGGCACGACTAGCACTCCGGTGCAGCGCATCACGTATACCCTGGGTAGTAATACCGTCAATCTGGCCACCGACGCAGATCAGAACGTGTATCTGCTGAACACCGCCACCAACACCTGGTCAAAAGCCACCCAGGATCCCATTACGGGTGCCTGGAAGCAGGGTGGGACGGGCACTAAGTTCACGGGTGTCATCTATGCGAAGGACGGAGTGACTAACCTCAACGGTCCTGCGCGGACCGATTCCAACAACCCCGCCACCGCCCCCGCCGCTATTGCTTCCTTCGCCCAGATGACCCTGGCCTCCACCGGCGATATCGCCATCACCAGTGACCTCAAGTATGCCGATCCTCCCTGTAGCGGCAGTAACTCGGTGACGAACGGGGTGTTCAATGCGGCTACCTGCACCAACAAGAACGCCAAGAACATCCTGGGCATCTACTCCTCCGGTGGGGACGTCGATCTGGTCAGCCCGAATTGTAGGGCCACAAACGCTGACGGCGCCTGCACCACCACCGGTACTCGCCCCGGCATGCCCAAGAACGTCAACATTCACGCCGTTCTGATGGCCAGCCAGGGCAAAGTCAAGGTTGATGGGTACGATGGCGGTGCCGCAGACGGTAGTCTGGGACAGGTGAACCTGATGGGTGGCATCATCGAGAACTACTATGGCGCGTTCGGTCTGACGAATGGCAAGGGTTACGGTCGTAACTTCGTCTACGACCAGCGCACCAACGAGGGCGTCACCCCGCCTTTCTTCCCCACACAACAGGAATGGTCAGCCGGCCTGACGACCCCCATCAAACTGCAGCAGAACGGTAATCAGGTTCAGACTGCAAAGGACGGGAGCTGA
- a CDS encoding IclR family transcriptional regulator — translation MLSLQKAANILGAFSAEQPEWGVRALASHLGVPRATAHAYLAGLTEAGFLRRTPAGKYRLSWHLAEMGAQLTASLPWFPEARALITRLALEVRAVAFLCILEGEEVVATIRERHPDADIELPLDVYLPATATASGKILYAHADITPRSFEACTPSSITSLDEWKTEVAKVRRLGYAYSIEEWIPGQCTLGVPYHALHSGLPDPHSGDTVVAAIGVQMSAGRYLREERSIRERVLQIVREAETLP, via the coding sequence GTGCTCTCACTCCAGAAAGCGGCCAACATTCTGGGAGCTTTCAGTGCCGAACAACCCGAATGGGGCGTCCGGGCGCTGGCCTCCCACCTCGGCGTGCCCCGCGCCACCGCACACGCCTACCTCGCCGGCCTGACCGAGGCGGGCTTCCTGCGCCGCACCCCCGCCGGCAAGTACCGCCTGTCCTGGCACCTCGCCGAGATGGGCGCGCAACTGACCGCCTCGCTGCCGTGGTTTCCCGAGGCCCGCGCCCTGATCACCCGGCTGGCCCTGGAGGTCCGCGCCGTGGCGTTCCTGTGCATCCTGGAAGGCGAGGAGGTCGTGGCGACCATCCGCGAACGCCACCCGGACGCCGACATCGAACTGCCGCTCGACGTGTACCTGCCCGCCACCGCCACCGCCAGCGGCAAGATCCTGTACGCGCACGCCGACATCACGCCCCGCAGTTTCGAGGCCTGCACGCCCAGCTCCATCACCTCGCTGGACGAATGGAAGACCGAGGTCGCCAAGGTCCGCCGCCTGGGCTACGCGTACTCCATCGAGGAATGGATTCCCGGCCAGTGCACCCTGGGCGTGCCGTACCACGCGCTGCACAGCGGCCTGCCCGACCCGCACAGCGGCGACACGGTCGTGGCCGCCATCGGCGTGCAGATGAGCGCCGGACGCTACCTGCGCGAGGAACGCAGCATCCGCGAACGCGTCCTGCAGATCGTCCGCGAGGCCGAAACGCTGCCCTGA
- a CDS encoding type II secretion system protein: MTAFPSRNRHTQGFSLIELLVVMAIIGILSAVLLASSARGVRQQQLREAGTQLLADLNRARTQATQSSIATSVTLTSTAASSPKATYVTVWSPGGSVTRTLPNNVLVAPVATSVNTITYAAPYAESSVPGGAVWVLSNSVGELLYMKLLGTTGKGTFSAQP, encoded by the coding sequence GTGACCGCGTTTCCCTCACGAAACCGGCACACCCAGGGGTTCTCGCTGATCGAGCTTCTTGTGGTCATGGCGATCATCGGGATTCTCTCCGCCGTCCTGCTCGCCAGCAGTGCCCGTGGCGTCCGGCAGCAGCAGTTGCGGGAGGCCGGAACCCAGCTGCTGGCGGATTTGAACAGGGCTCGCACCCAGGCCACGCAAAGCTCTATCGCCACTAGTGTGACGCTGACCAGTACCGCAGCCTCGTCGCCTAAGGCAACATACGTGACCGTCTGGTCGCCCGGCGGGAGTGTCACACGTACCCTGCCGAACAACGTGCTGGTCGCCCCCGTGGCCACCTCCGTAAATACCATCACCTACGCGGCTCCCTACGCGGAGAGCAGCGTGCCGGGCGGAGCCGTCTGGGTCCTGAGCAACTCAGTCGGTGAACTGCTCTACATGAAACTCCTGGGAACCACAGGAAAGGGGACTTTTAGTGCGCAACCCTGA
- a CDS encoding YqeG family HAD IIIA-type phosphatase, with protein MSLLRPRDVIDHVTHLTPEFLADRGLHGLLLDLDNTLVPYGSYDPVGVASTLAWVRDLKIAGVGLYLLSNATGRRAAFWLDKLEFQGVGLAGKPNPRAFRRALSELHLPPHQVGMVGDQLFTDVLGGNLSGMHTILVRPLATNALPHTRVARRLERAVLKRYGHDWNH; from the coding sequence GTGAGTCTGCTGCGCCCCCGCGACGTGATCGACCACGTCACGCACCTGACACCGGAATTCCTGGCCGACCGGGGCCTGCACGGCCTGCTGCTGGACCTGGACAACACCCTGGTGCCCTACGGCAGTTACGACCCGGTGGGCGTGGCCAGCACCCTGGCCTGGGTCCGGGACCTGAAGATTGCGGGCGTGGGCCTGTACCTGCTGAGCAACGCCACCGGGCGGCGCGCGGCGTTCTGGCTGGACAAACTGGAATTCCAGGGTGTCGGACTGGCCGGGAAACCCAACCCCCGCGCCTTCCGCCGCGCCCTGAGCGAACTGCACCTCCCGCCGCATCAGGTGGGCATGGTCGGTGATCAACTGTTCACGGACGTGCTGGGCGGCAACCTGAGCGGCATGCATACCATCCTGGTGCGTCCCCTGGCCACCAACGCCCTCCCGCATACCCGCGTGGCCCGCCGCCTGGAACGTGCCGTCCTGAAACGGTACGGACACGACTGGAACCACTGA
- a CDS encoding prepilin-type N-terminal cleavage/methylation domain-containing protein: protein MRNPDYRHAAQGFTIIEVLVAVLLLLIIVTAVLAPLTGLFGLSRQSTQQVAATNLAQAAIEQVKGEWQDSPKYQMNCVSLTAFPAGVQVRTQGMDSNFNKVGTEVDVQATGSACGVSPALPDTSPTNRTVTATATSDGRTVTFSTEVAHP from the coding sequence GTGCGCAACCCTGATTACCGTCACGCCGCACAGGGCTTCACGATCATCGAGGTGCTCGTCGCCGTACTGCTCCTGCTGATCATCGTGACGGCCGTCCTGGCACCGCTGACCGGACTGTTCGGACTCTCACGGCAGTCCACCCAGCAGGTAGCCGCCACCAACCTGGCCCAGGCAGCCATAGAACAGGTCAAAGGCGAATGGCAGGACAGCCCCAAATACCAGATGAACTGTGTCTCGTTGACTGCTTTTCCTGCGGGCGTTCAAGTGCGTACGCAAGGCATGGACTCTAATTTCAACAAGGTCGGCACTGAAGTGGATGTTCAGGCGACCGGTAGCGCTTGTGGTGTCAGCCCGGCATTGCCAGATACCAGTCCGACCAACCGGACTGTGACAGCCACTGCCACAAGCGATGGAAGAACCGTCACCTTTTCTACGGAGGTTGCTCACCCATGA
- a CDS encoding prepilin-type N-terminal cleavage/methylation domain-containing protein: MKSLQARHPEAGFTLVELLIGMALMSVVLLAVFNVNLSSTRASMSLQTRNDLLPETQIAQTYLLSKLREAAYVYPTSTTFDLGTDPTVRNPRTGSGVWTVGTDAFVAVVLPPRSGTPNCAVTAPAVPDTANCYTLHAYYPVLRSALTGSTTLSSGRRPSAEPLNDSAWVLMEYRRSFGKLTGTVFPVPAANTTQGAMVMDYLLPVTLPQVSSVPDRLFSLAGDAGIQQVGRTAITVNLAAQRQVGGSPRVRVPGSGRSTVTVFPRNVGKGIGLN, from the coding sequence ATGAAGTCATTGCAGGCTAGACACCCAGAGGCTGGCTTCACTCTGGTAGAACTGCTGATCGGCATGGCCCTGATGAGCGTGGTTCTACTGGCAGTCTTCAACGTGAATCTCTCCTCCACGCGGGCGTCCATGTCATTACAGACGCGCAACGACCTCCTGCCCGAAACGCAGATCGCGCAGACGTACCTGCTCTCCAAACTCCGTGAGGCAGCGTACGTGTACCCCACCTCAACAACGTTCGATCTGGGAACAGATCCGACCGTGCGGAATCCCCGTACCGGTTCTGGCGTCTGGACTGTGGGTACAGATGCGTTTGTCGCTGTAGTCCTACCGCCCAGAAGCGGGACGCCGAATTGCGCTGTCACTGCTCCAGCCGTGCCGGACACAGCCAACTGCTACACCCTGCACGCTTATTACCCGGTCTTGCGCTCGGCCCTGACCGGCAGCACCACCCTGAGCAGTGGCCGTCGACCGTCGGCTGAGCCGCTGAACGACTCAGCCTGGGTATTGATGGAATATCGCCGCTCGTTCGGCAAACTGACCGGCACCGTGTTCCCGGTCCCAGCGGCCAACACCACGCAGGGCGCGATGGTAATGGATTACCTGCTGCCAGTCACCCTACCGCAGGTGAGCAGTGTTCCAGACCGCCTGTTCAGTCTGGCGGGAGACGCAGGCATTCAACAGGTCGGCAGGACCGCTATCACCGTGAATCTGGCTGCCCAGCGTCAGGTGGGTGGCAGTCCAAGGGTGCGTGTTCCCGGCAGTGGTCGCTCCACGGTCACGGTGTTCCCCAGAAACGTAGGTAAGGGCATCGGCCTGAACTGA
- a CDS encoding dynamin family protein encodes MLVSSRVQDLLGRERALLGDVLGLLVGQGAPPEVVEGARVAVRALDEAFLLVVVGEFNAGKSSFVNALLGASVLPEGVTPTTDRIYVLVNGEVPGQMEATRDPFVSRLTYPLPSLEGVALVDTPGTNAIVRQHQALTEGFLPRADLVLFLTSADRPFTESERQFLSLAARWGRSVIMVVNKADLLETPEQKTQVREFVEAGARGVLGLTPPVLLISARAEQRGGDVGFHALREVLRMRLSEVERTRLKLLSPLGTVAELLAGEEARGAAARVTLAEDLGVLRELEERQRAHQESTLGELDGQLNRVNRLLSEFEVRADRFIDEKLRFGNLRGLLNARELEESFRREAVAELPEAIDRQFGTMIDRFVEVNLGFWEDVQVFLARRQPESAVARTRFSYDRAALLEGIAGSAQQHLEATTQTELARQLSRDAEDAMKGAVGGLAGGLGIGAGLGALIGASALDFTGGILAGLTLGSLGLFVLPNKRLQAHRQLREKVAALREVLERIVRSEYGREQERADTRLRDAVRPFTQFTAQEQTRLNDAERKLAALQLELQALRTEVQALAAPPAAAPSSPAAGGAAD; translated from the coding sequence ATGTTGGTGTCGAGTCGGGTGCAGGATCTGCTTGGGCGTGAGCGGGCGCTGCTGGGTGACGTGCTGGGGCTGCTGGTGGGGCAGGGCGCGCCGCCGGAGGTGGTGGAGGGCGCGCGGGTGGCGGTGCGGGCGCTGGATGAGGCGTTCCTGCTGGTGGTGGTCGGGGAGTTCAATGCGGGCAAGAGTTCGTTCGTGAATGCGCTGCTGGGCGCGTCGGTGCTGCCCGAGGGGGTGACGCCGACCACGGACCGGATCTACGTGCTGGTGAACGGGGAGGTGCCGGGGCAGATGGAGGCGACCCGTGATCCGTTCGTGAGTCGCCTGACGTACCCGTTGCCGTCTCTGGAGGGGGTGGCGCTGGTGGACACGCCGGGCACGAACGCGATCGTCCGGCAGCATCAGGCGCTCACCGAGGGGTTCCTGCCGCGCGCGGATCTGGTGTTGTTCCTGACGTCGGCGGACCGGCCGTTCACGGAGTCCGAGCGGCAGTTCCTGTCGCTGGCGGCGCGCTGGGGCCGCAGTGTGATCATGGTGGTGAACAAGGCGGACCTGCTGGAGACGCCGGAGCAGAAGACGCAGGTGCGGGAATTCGTGGAGGCGGGCGCGCGGGGCGTGCTGGGCCTGACGCCGCCGGTGCTGCTGATCAGCGCGCGGGCCGAGCAGCGCGGCGGGGATGTGGGCTTTCACGCGCTGCGGGAGGTGCTGCGGATGCGGCTGTCCGAGGTGGAACGCACGCGCCTGAAGCTGCTGAGTCCGCTGGGAACGGTCGCCGAGTTGCTGGCGGGAGAGGAGGCGCGGGGCGCGGCGGCGCGAGTGACGCTCGCGGAGGACCTGGGGGTGCTGCGCGAACTGGAGGAGCGGCAGCGGGCGCATCAGGAGAGCACGCTGGGTGAACTGGACGGGCAGCTCAACCGCGTGAACCGCCTGCTGAGCGAGTTCGAGGTGCGCGCCGACCGCTTCATCGACGAGAAGTTGCGGTTCGGGAACCTGCGGGGCCTGCTGAACGCGCGCGAGCTGGAAGAGTCGTTCCGGCGCGAGGCCGTGGCGGAACTGCCCGAGGCGATCGACCGGCAGTTCGGGACGATGATCGACCGGTTCGTGGAGGTGAACCTGGGTTTCTGGGAGGACGTGCAGGTGTTCCTGGCGCGGCGGCAGCCGGAGTCGGCGGTGGCCCGCACGCGCTTCAGTTACGACCGGGCGGCGCTGCTGGAGGGTATAGCGGGTAGCGCGCAGCAGCATCTGGAGGCGACCACGCAGACGGAACTGGCGCGGCAGCTGTCGCGGGACGCCGAGGACGCCATGAAGGGTGCCGTGGGTGGCCTGGCGGGCGGTCTGGGCATCGGGGCGGGGCTGGGTGCGCTGATCGGGGCGTCCGCGCTGGATTTCACGGGCGGGATCCTGGCGGGCCTGACGCTGGGTAGCCTGGGGCTGTTCGTGCTGCCGAACAAGCGGTTGCAGGCGCACCGGCAGCTCCGTGAGAAGGTCGCGGCGCTGCGTGAGGTGCTGGAACGGATCGTGCGCAGCGAGTACGGGCGCGAGCAGGAGCGGGCCGATACGCGCCTGCGGGACGCGGTGCGGCCGTTCACGCAGTTCACGGCGCAGGAGCAGACGCGCCTGAACGACGCCGAGCGGAAGCTGGCGGCCCTGCAACTGGAATTGCAGGCGCTGCGCACCGAGGTGCAGGCGCTGGCGGCGCCCCCGGCGGCCGCCCCGTCGTCCCCGGCGGCAGGAGGCGCGGCCGACTGA
- a CDS encoding enoyl-ACP reductase — protein sequence MSVSIDLSGKTALVMGVANARSLGWAIAQQLLAAGCRVGFSYQGERLKGELDKLLAGHENVWTQQADATSEDDLGALFGRVKDEFGGLDYLVHSIAFAPRAAMDGRFLDTTEADWNTALNVSAYTLVSTCRHAESLLRPGGSVISLTYHASQKVVPKYNVMGVAKAALEATTRYLASEMGAAGVRVNTISAGPMRTIAARSIPGFGTMYEKAAEAAPLGRNATPDEVGKLALFLLSDLGSGMTGQTVYVDAGSSIMAMKIES from the coding sequence ATGAGTGTCAGCATTGACTTGAGCGGCAAGACGGCCCTGGTGATGGGCGTGGCGAACGCACGTAGCCTCGGCTGGGCCATCGCGCAGCAGCTTCTGGCGGCCGGGTGCCGGGTGGGTTTCTCGTACCAGGGCGAACGCCTGAAAGGTGAACTGGACAAACTGCTGGCCGGACACGAGAACGTCTGGACCCAGCAGGCCGACGCCACCAGCGAGGACGACCTGGGCGCCCTGTTCGGCCGTGTGAAAGACGAATTCGGCGGGCTGGACTACCTCGTGCACTCCATCGCGTTCGCGCCGCGCGCCGCCATGGACGGCCGGTTCCTGGACACCACCGAAGCCGACTGGAACACCGCCCTGAACGTCAGCGCGTACACGCTGGTCTCCACCTGCCGGCACGCCGAGAGCCTGCTGCGCCCCGGCGGCAGCGTGATCAGCCTCACCTACCACGCCTCGCAGAAAGTCGTGCCCAAGTACAACGTGATGGGCGTGGCCAAGGCCGCGCTGGAAGCCACCACCCGCTACCTCGCCAGCGAGATGGGCGCCGCCGGCGTGCGCGTGAACACCATCAGCGCCGGCCCCATGCGGACCATCGCGGCCCGCTCCATCCCCGGCTTCGGGACCATGTACGAGAAAGCCGCCGAGGCCGCCCCGCTGGGCCGCAACGCCACGCCCGACGAGGTCGGCAAGCTCGCGCTGTTCCTGCTTTCCGACCTGGGCAGCGGCATGACCGGCCAGACCGTGTACGTGGACGCGGGCTCCAGCATCATGGCCATGAAGATCGAGAGCTGA